In the genome of Candidatus Omnitrophota bacterium, the window GAATCCGACGTAAAACAGGAATAAGCCTAGCCCCCATAACAGCGGGATCCAAGCGAAGCACTGTCAAGGACCATCAAGAACAATCTTTGACAGCGTTGTCGTCATTCCGCCGCCGTAACGAAAAATTTCACGTACACCAGCATCGCCGGGGCCGCCCATAGCAGCGAATCCATCATGTCCAAAAAGCCGCCGTGTCCTGTGATCGAGCGGCCCGAATCCTTCACCCCCGCGTCGCGCTTGATCGCCGATTCGCATAAATCTCCGATTTGTGCGATGACCGACATCATAACCGCTACTATTAATATTTCCATATAGCGATGCGGCCCCGAAAGCCACAACGTCTGCCCGTATTTCGCGCTTTGATAGGCGGCGATGCCCAGAATTGCGGCGGCGGCGAAGACCGTGCCGCATATCGAACCTTCCCAGGTTTTCTTGGGACTGATCACCGGAGCCAAAGGATGCCGTCCCAACCACGTCCCGCCGTAGAACGCCCCTATGTCGGTCAAACAAGTCACGGCCAGCAGGAAAAAAAGGTAATTCGGCCCATTCTCGATTCCGCGCAGATAGACGAGACACGCCAATGGCGCCAGGACGTAAATCATCGTCAGCCCGTGGGCGGCGAACTCGTTGCGCGAGCCTTTGACCGTGTGGGAAAGAGTAATGAGACAACTGCCCCAAAAGAAGAAAAATACTGCGGCCAGTCTTAAAGCAGCAATCAAGGAAGTAGAAAAGTCATGATAAACGCAAACTACGAAGAACAAGGCGCCGCAGAGGTTTTGCCACCACATTGACTCGCGCCGCTGCTTCGCTTCCAATAATATATATAACTCCTCGCGGGCATAGACGAATGCGAAAGCCGCCGCCGCCGCCGTCACCCAATCCCCATGCCGCCAAAAAATCCCCAAGAGAAAAATTGGCAAAAACGCCAATCCTGTAAGAATGCGCCGTAGGTGCATAATCTTCGGTTTCCATTCTACGGGATAAGGAATTCGAAATTCGTAGGAAAGGTACTAGGCTTAAATCGCGCCGTCAATATCTACGCCGCCGAACCGGCGATGCCGTCCTTGGAAATCGCGCAAGGCTTCGAATAGATGCAGCTGGCGGAAATCCGGCCATAACGTGGGAGTGATCCAGATTTCAGAATAAGCGATCTGCCACAGTAAAAAGTTGGAGACTCTCATTTCGCCGCTGGTGCGGATCAACAAATCGGGATCCGGCATTCCCACCGTTCCTAAAAAGCCGCCGAACATCTCTTGCGAGATTTCGTCCGGCTGGATTTGCCGATCCCGTACGCCCTGCGCGATTTTTTTGGCGGCGTCGACGATTTCCTGTCTGCCGCCGTAAGAAAGCGCCAGCGAGAGTTGCATTTTCGTTCCACCGGCGGTGGCCAGCCGCGTCCGTTCCAACGCCTTTTGCACCGGCGAAGAGAGTTCATGGATGCGTCCGATCGCCTCCAGGCGAATCTCTCGTTCCCGCATCTCCTCGATTTCCCGTTTCAGGAAATTACACAATAAAATCATCAAGGAATTGATCTCGCCGCGCGGGCGCTTCCAATTCTCGGAGGAGAAGGCGTAGAGCGTCAGATAGGGGATTCCCAACTCACGGCTAACGCGTACAATCTCCCGCACCGATTGAATTCCCGCCCGATGCCCTTCGATGCGCGGCTTCTTTTTCGAACGCGCCCACCGCCCGTTGCCATCCATGATAATGGCTACATGCCGAGGCAGACGGCTCAAATCCAATCCCGCCTCTTTCGCTTCCCGCTGACGCTCCGAAAGCGTTTCGATATCTATCGCGTTGGACAATACTTTGCTCCTTGAAAATTTTCTCTTCTCCTACCGAGTTCCAATCCTAATAGACTTCGTCGTGCGCGCCAATCTCAAGCAAGAGAATATCGTCTTCTTGTCGATCCGTTCTCTTGATGAAATCAAAAACGATGCGAATGTCCATGCCAGCGCTGCACGCCCATGAACCAGTTAATTTTCCTTTGAGCTTATGAGTCGCTAGGGGTGAAGCAAAAGGATTTTCCTGCAAAAGCCGTAATGTTTCTTCAATATCATTTTCAAAAGCCGGGTGTTTTCGGAGAACGCGTCTCAAAGCCCTGATAAAAGTTTTCCCCCAGACTAGCGTTCTCATTCCTTGATTTCTTTCATTAGGTCGTTCGCGTTTCCTCGGCGGATTTCTCCCCTTGCGAATTCCGCCCTCGCTTCTTTGATATTCTCTGATAATATTTCCCGCTTGAAATCTATGCGTCGCCGTCGAATAATGTCAATAAGGTCGTCTTGCTGATGCTCAGGCAACGATTCGACGATATCCAAAACTTCCTGAAAACTCGCATTCCATTTGTTGTTCATCGACAGACTCCTTCATAAAGGTTAACCGCTAGTAATAAAATCGTACCTTTTTACGAGATAGGCGCGCTATCCAGATAAAGCGTATCGGGGCAAAAGTCTTAACCGTAAAACTAGAGCAATTCAGGTTTGGATTGATACCAAACCATTGAGGATTTGCCCCCTCACCCTAGCCCCTCCCAAAAGGCGAGGGAACAATTTCCAATGAAATGGACCACTAGTCTTACGATTCCAGAGAATCGAGCCATCTTATTCCTGAGCAGCTTCGAACAAAGCGGCTTGCAGCAATTCCTCGCTCACGCCGCGTTTCTTTAAATTCTCGATCAGCGAATGGACGGCGTCGTCTCCCAAACGCTCCAAATCTTCCCGCAATCCTTGCCCCACATAGGCCCTTATCAAGGGTTGATACCCGGAAAAACCCAGAAGCGGGGCGGCGCGTTTGAGATCCTCGATTACATCGATCGGAAAACGAATCGAGACGGTCGTCATGGGACGGTTTTTATCCAAGCGTTTTCGCAATTTATCCATTTTCATAGTCTAAACGCTCCTGGCGCGTCGCTTCTCTCGACGATATGATTCGGATTTTGTTTTCCTCGGTTTCGATATGAACTACAAACAAAAGATTCCAATTTCGATCCATTCCAATAATAGCATCACGCTCTTCATCGTTTTTGCTGGCATCTACGACCTTCAAAAAAGGATTGAAGAACGCTTCCGCCGAGTGTTCAAAGATAATCCCGTGCTTGCGGGCATTTTGCCGCGTTTTGGTCTCATTCCACACAAAGGTTATGCCGCGCAATTGATAATAGATGTCCATAGAAATAGTAGTAAAACGTATATACGTTGTCAATACATATCGATAGAATGTAACTATCTATAATCCTGATGGGTAAAAAAACGCAGCTATCTTGGTTTTCTGGCTAACTCTCATTTCTCAATTTAGTAATGATACCGCGCTTGCAGAAAGTGAATTTGTTCTTCTTTGACGAAGTAGACGATCCGATGCTCTTGCGTCAATCGCCGGGACCAGGTTCCGGAAAGAAGATATTTCAAATGTTCCGGTTTGCCGATTCCAGCGAAAGGATCGCGCAATACTTCTTCCACGATATCGAGAACGCGAAGGGCTGTCTTGCGATCCGTCTTCACCCAATAGCGCAAATCTTCCAAAAATTCGGGATGGAAAACAGCGCACCGAGGGATTCCAGTTGGTTTCGGCGCGGCTTTCTTTTTACTCAAGAGACAACTCGTTGCGTAAGTCCTCTACCGATGACGGCTTAATCTCCTCCGTTTGCGCCCGAACCAAGGCGCTCAGGAGCCGCTTGGCGTTTTTGGGAGAACGCATTAAATAGGCTGTCTCCATTAAACTCGCCAATTCATCCGCCGATACCAGCGCCACATCCTCAGCGCCCCGCCGCCGGATAATCACCGGCTCGCGTGACGAAGCGGCTTCATCGCAAAGCTGCGCAAAAATCGCCCGCGCTTTCGTGTAAGTTGTTACCGTTGGCATCTTTTTTCGTCCTATTTTATAAACGTATATTTTTCCATATATTTTTTATATGCTCGATCCATGCTCCATGAGGCGCGTCAAGCGATTCTCTGCATCGCGTTGACGAAATCGCGGCCGGACATGGCGTTAGGCAAGGGTTTATCTTCTTGCTTATAGACTTTAATTGTTTCATCGACAAGTTCGCAAAGCTCGGCGAAGACGCTCTTTGCGTCCGAGCCATGACAACCGCCATAGAACAGTTCCGGACAGCTGCCGATGAAACAGCGATCCTCGTCGGACCACTCTACGATTTTTACGTACTTATCGCCTTGGTTCATATCTTGGACTCCTGAATGGCGAGCCGAACGCATATCGATCAAGTTTACGTACGCCGTATGGCGTTCGATTGAAACGGAGAAATCCACCCTATGCGACGGGCGCACTATCTAGATAGAGCGTATCGGGGCAAAAGTCTTGACCGTTTTGCCATTGAACGCTGCCCAAAAACGGTTTGACGGAATTGAATGCTCGCAAGTCTTTCAATTCCCGAAAAATACCTTTTCCCAAGTAAGGCTTAACGTCAAAGTATCTTACTTCATCGTTCGTGAAGACAAGAGTAAGCGTAAAATCGGGATTCGGCTTGACGGCCTTGACTCTAGGATTCATGACGCGCCTTTCTTATTTGAGTGGATCAATTTTGAAAACGGTCTCGCCCGCGCTGGCAAGTTTCCAATCCGCCATGAGTTCGTCTTGATGGATTTCGATCCATGCTTGAACTAATTTTAATTTATTGGACCGAAGAGAACCTTCCAAGACGTCGCCATCCGGAAGAGAGATCACCGCTTCTTGGTCTTGGTACTGGATGTGAATGTGCGGCAGATGATGCTGGCGATTATCGAAAAAATACATGGAAACAATTATTCCGTAGAACATTGAGATTATAGCCATGCTCGATTCTCCGCAATATTTTTTAGATAATCTCCCCGAAACGATCCATTCCGTCCTAGAATTTTCCCATGCCGCCTATACCCATTAAGGCTTGCTCAATCAACAACCGTTTCAAAGGCGACGCGCAATGATCTTGACGGCGTTCTATCGAAGTTTAATTTCTCAAATCCAATCGCTTCGCCTTGCTCGTTTTTCATCAAGAGAATCTCTTCACCAGTCTCTGCGACTTCATATTCGTCTTCAGGATTGCCAAACCAAACAGTCAATGTATTTCCTTGACGATCGTAGTAAACTTTTACTAAGGCCATATTCGATCACCTGCTTGAATATCGCACAGGAAGTCGTAATCCAATCTCTTAGACATACGCAACGCTTTCCATAATGCTTTTGGCGATTCGCTCTACTCTTATCCCCTGAATGCCTGCGGGAGTCAGGACATCGACGCTTTTCCCCAAAAGATTCTCAAGATATTCGGCGAACTCGACAAAACGAAAACCTATCGGACGATCGAATACTACGATAATATCCACATCGCTCGCCGCAGAGGATATATCCTTGGCGTAAGAACCAAAAATACCAATCCGTTTTACTCCATATTCTGAAGTAAGATAAGGAGATTTCTCCTTTAGAATCTTGATGATGTCATCTCTCGTCAACATCGCCGACTCCTTGAGTCTTCGTTGTGCATTCATTCGCTGAAGCCGCCAGCCGGGATTCTTCTTTTCTCCGTCTTCTCGTTTCAACGGCTTTCCTGGCTGTTGCGCAACGTTTCCTCTTTAGCGCCGCCTTCTTTCCCGCATCTTTCATTCTTTTCGACCATTTCACGATTTTGGGCCGGTCTCTCATCTCGATAATCGTCTCTGTGGAGATAAGATCGAGATCGTGCATCTTGTGGCAGTTCGGACAGAGAATCGCGAGATTCGCGGGATCGTTGTTGGTTCGATTCCCATCTAAATGGGCGACTTCCAAGACGGCGGGAACGCCGAATCCGCAATGCGCACAGACGGGATCGTATGCTTCAAAAGCGATCTTGCGATAATTGATTTTTATTCCCATCTGCTCTCCGCTCGCCAACCTGCGTTATACTCTTATATCATGAAGAATACCAGCGACGCCCAATTCGATCAATATAATTACGAATTACTTCCTTTTTGCGCCATTATCGGCCCTACGGCTTCGGGCAAGACCGAACTCGCTCTTGCTCTCGCCGAGGAGACCGGCGCGGATATTCTTTGCGTCGACGCCATCCAGGTCTACCGCCGCCTCGATGTCGGATCGGCTAAACCCACGTCCCAGGAACGTTCCCGCATCCGCCATTTCGGTTTAGACCTCGCCTCGCCCTTGGAAAATTTCAGCGCCTCCCGTTTCGCTCAATACGCCGAGCCGATTCTTCAACTCGCCTTGAAAGAGAAGCGGCGGCTGATTCTTTGCGGCGGAACGGGATTGTATTATCGCGCGCTTTTGGAGGGCTTCTTCGAAGCTCCCGATCCCGATCCCGATCTGCGCGGTTCTCTCCAACGCCGCCTGCAAGCCGAAGGCCTTCCCGCCCTCTACGCCGAACTGCGACGCCTCGATCCCGCCGCCGCCGCTTCCATCCACCCCCGCGACGCCCGCCGCGCCCTGCGCGCCTTGGAAATCATACGCCAAACCGGCCAAACCGTCTCCCGCTTGCGCCAAGGCCAACAGATTAAACCTTGGCTTGCCCTCACCCGCTTCCTCGGCGTTCTCCGCGAACGGGACGAACTCGCTCGCCGCATCGAAAAACGCACACAATGGATGTACCATAACGGGCTTATCGAAGAAACGTTATTCTTGATGGAACTCGGTTGTTCCCCGCGGCTCACCGTCATGCAAGCTTTGGGGTATAAGGAGTGTTATCAATACCTAAAAGGGAAAATATCGTTGCCGGAAGCGATGGTTTCGACGGCTTCCGGCACTCGCCGTTATTCCAAAAGACAGATGACCTGGTTTCGCCGCCAATGCCCTTCTCAATGGATTTCTTGGGAAAATCGAAAAGATTTGCAGGAAATTGTACGTCAATCCTTGCAAATTTGGTTAAATAGTGATAACTATAGAGGATAAGTATAAGGGTCGAAATCTGTCTTTTAATGAGATGCCCTAAAATGGAAAGGGGATTCTAATGGCCGCCAAGAGTGTGATGAATATTCAGGACAGTTTTCTCAATCAAGCCCGGCGAGAGAGGATTTCTCTCGATGTTCATCTCGTTGACGGTTCCGATCTGCACGGGAAAATTTCCGCTTTCGATAACTTCACCATCATTCTCCTCAACGACGAACGCGAGGAGCAGTATCTCATCTATAAGCACGCCGTCGCCACCATCATGCCCGGAGCCAAAACCCGCGTGCGCTGGAATCAAATGGGCGAAGGCGAAGTCCCAACCAAACCGCCTAGCCGGCCCCGTGATCGCGAACGCTAAAATTACGCCCTATTCGACCGTCTCAACGCAAAGGCCCAAAAGCGAATGCTTTTGGGCCTTTGCCGATGTATTGGCAAAAAAAAGCGATGGAAATCTATTACTATCTAATTGAATTAAATATACTTACAACGTTTCGAACATTATCCCCGCTTTTTTTTGTTTTATCCGTCTGTTTTTAATCGATTTCATTGCCATAAATGCGAAAAGATAATAAGATACGATCCTCCTGTTCGGATATGTTTTTTCCCCTAAAAGAATATAATGATTATCCATTGAGGGATATCAATAATTTGGGGAATCCGATTTGTTTTGGAATTACGAAAAAACTAGCCAAGTTTTTCATCGTGAGTAATTTATCTCTCTAGGGGATGATAAAATGAATGAATCGCAACCTGCCGAGGAAATGATTTTATCATTTATTGGTCTAGCAAACGAGCCGCATGTCCCAGCCAACATTTTGGTCCAAACCTTGGGGAATATGCAGCGCGTTATTCATCTCCTCGCCATAGAGCACGAAAAAAAACCTACGCGGGACCGCGATAAAATCTCTGGAGACATAGAACGCAAATATTCGATTCTTTGTTCTCCTCCCGAAAAGGGAAGCGTCGCCATTCCCATAAGAATCGGCGATC includes:
- a CDS encoding phosphatidate cytidylyltransferase, which encodes MHLRRILTGLAFLPIFLLGIFWRHGDWVTAAAAAFAFVYAREELYILLEAKQRRESMWWQNLCGALFFVVCVYHDFSTSLIAALRLAAVFFFFWGSCLITLSHTVKGSRNEFAAHGLTMIYVLAPLACLVYLRGIENGPNYLFFLLAVTCLTDIGAFYGGTWLGRHPLAPVISPKKTWEGSICGTVFAAAAILGIAAYQSAKYGQTLWLSGPHRYMEILIVAVMMSVIAQIGDLCESAIKRDAGVKDSGRSITGHGGFLDMMDSLLWAAPAMLVYVKFFVTAAE
- a CDS encoding isoprenyl transferase yields the protein MSNAIDIETLSERQREAKEAGLDLSRLPRHVAIIMDGNGRWARSKKKPRIEGHRAGIQSVREIVRVSRELGIPYLTLYAFSSENWKRPRGEINSLMILLCNFLKREIEEMREREIRLEAIGRIHELSSPVQKALERTRLATAGGTKMQLSLALSYGGRQEIVDAAKKIAQGVRDRQIQPDEISQEMFGGFLGTVGMPDPDLLIRTSGEMRVSNFLLWQIAYSEIWITPTLWPDFRQLHLFEALRDFQGRHRRFGGVDIDGAI
- a CDS encoding type II toxin-antitoxin system mRNA interferase toxin, RelE/StbE family gives rise to the protein MRTLVWGKTFIRALRRVLRKHPAFENDIEETLRLLQENPFASPLATHKLKGKLTGSWACSAGMDIRIVFDFIKRTDRQEDDILLLEIGAHDEVY
- a CDS encoding BrnT family toxin gives rise to the protein MDIYYQLRGITFVWNETKTRQNARKHGIIFEHSAEAFFNPFLKVVDASKNDEERDAIIGMDRNWNLLFVVHIETEENKIRIISSREATRQERLDYENG
- a CDS encoding Txe/YoeB family addiction module toxin — translated: MSKKKAAPKPTGIPRCAVFHPEFLEDLRYWVKTDRKTALRVLDIVEEVLRDPFAGIGKPEHLKYLLSGTWSRRLTQEHRIVYFVKEEQIHFLQARYHY
- a CDS encoding type II toxin-antitoxin system prevent-host-death family antitoxin, translated to MPTVTTYTKARAIFAQLCDEAASSREPVIIRRRGAEDVALVSADELASLMETAYLMRSPKNAKRLLSALVRAQTEEIKPSSVEDLRNELSLE
- a CDS encoding type II toxin-antitoxin system HicB family antitoxin, whose product is MNQGDKYVKIVEWSDEDRCFIGSCPELFYGGCHGSDAKSVFAELCELVDETIKVYKQEDKPLPNAMSGRDFVNAMQRIA
- a CDS encoding DUF2442 domain-containing protein, translating into MNPRVKAVKPNPDFTLTLVFTNDEVRYFDVKPYLGKGIFRELKDLRAFNSVKPFLGSVQWQNGQDFCPDTLYLDSAPVA
- a CDS encoding DUF4160 domain-containing protein codes for the protein MAIISMFYGIIVSMYFFDNRQHHLPHIHIQYQDQEAVISLPDGDVLEGSLRSNKLKLVQAWIEIHQDELMADWKLASAGETVFKIDPLK
- a CDS encoding DUF2283 domain-containing protein, encoding MALVKVYYDRQGNTLTVWFGNPEDEYEVAETGEEILLMKNEQGEAIGFEKLNFDRTPSRSLRVAFETVVD
- a CDS encoding nucleotidyltransferase family protein translates to MLTRDDIIKILKEKSPYLTSEYGVKRIGIFGSYAKDISSAASDVDIIVVFDRPIGFRFVEFAEYLENLLGKSVDVLTPAGIQGIRVERIAKSIMESVAYV
- a CDS encoding HNH endonuclease → MGIKINYRKIAFEAYDPVCAHCGFGVPAVLEVAHLDGNRTNNDPANLAILCPNCHKMHDLDLISTETIIEMRDRPKIVKWSKRMKDAGKKAALKRKRCATARKAVETRRRRKEESRLAASANECTTKTQGVGDVDER
- the miaA gene encoding tRNA (adenosine(37)-N6)-dimethylallyltransferase MiaA, with amino-acid sequence MKNTSDAQFDQYNYELLPFCAIIGPTASGKTELALALAEETGADILCVDAIQVYRRLDVGSAKPTSQERSRIRHFGLDLASPLENFSASRFAQYAEPILQLALKEKRRLILCGGTGLYYRALLEGFFEAPDPDPDLRGSLQRRLQAEGLPALYAELRRLDPAAAASIHPRDARRALRALEIIRQTGQTVSRLRQGQQIKPWLALTRFLGVLRERDELARRIEKRTQWMYHNGLIEETLFLMELGCSPRLTVMQALGYKECYQYLKGKISLPEAMVSTASGTRRYSKRQMTWFRRQCPSQWISWENRKDLQEIVRQSLQIWLNSDNYRG
- the hfq gene encoding RNA chaperone Hfq → MAAKSVMNIQDSFLNQARRERISLDVHLVDGSDLHGKISAFDNFTIILLNDEREEQYLIYKHAVATIMPGAKTRVRWNQMGEGEVPTKPPSRPRDRER